A single region of the Oenococcus kitaharae DSM 17330 genome encodes:
- a CDS encoding glycosyltransferase yields the protein MNLTSTVIIASYNGEKYLHEQLQSIYEQKMPVTKVLISDDGSSDNTAQVARDFVAQHHLGGRWDFQVNAKRLGWRENFLHMLAQTDTDIVFYCDQDDLWYDDKVSESMKIFTNHPDAELLVSDFDYLPAGQNLLTMFAIDEPDHQNLTRVSATLANLMTLRPGCAMAVRKTIIPTVLNIFHEVPIDGNGLPQTHDQPTWLAAILRQSLYHIKKALFVRRAHADSAWQLEKRASGGHFAAIPSENDHFPLFIKSVQAYLDRHSLSYPELANKLLAEIETRLLRSEA from the coding sequence ATGAATCTAACATCCACGGTAATTATCGCAAGCTACAACGGTGAAAAATATCTCCATGAGCAGCTGCAATCAATTTATGAGCAGAAAATGCCTGTGACAAAGGTACTGATTTCTGATGATGGTTCTTCGGACAATACGGCACAAGTGGCACGGGACTTCGTCGCCCAGCATCATTTAGGCGGTCGTTGGGATTTTCAAGTCAATGCAAAACGCCTAGGCTGGCGGGAAAACTTTCTTCATATGTTAGCCCAGACCGATACGGATATTGTTTTTTATTGTGATCAGGACGATCTTTGGTATGACGACAAGGTGTCTGAGTCAATGAAAATCTTTACTAATCACCCAGACGCAGAGTTGCTGGTATCGGACTTTGATTACCTGCCGGCCGGACAAAATCTGCTGACAATGTTTGCAATAGACGAACCGGATCATCAGAATCTGACACGTGTGTCTGCTACTTTGGCGAATTTAATGACTTTGCGTCCAGGCTGTGCGATGGCTGTCAGGAAAACTATCATACCGACTGTTCTGAATATTTTTCATGAGGTACCGATTGACGGTAATGGACTGCCGCAGACACATGACCAGCCGACCTGGCTGGCAGCTATATTAAGGCAGTCTTTGTATCATATTAAAAAAGCTTTGTTTGTTCGCCGCGCTCATGCAGACAGTGCTTGGCAGCTGGAAAAACGGGCTAGTGGCGGCCACTTTGCCGCTATTCCAAGCGAAAATGACCACTTTCCGCTCTTTATCAAATCAGTTCAGGCATATCTTGACCGCCACTCTTTGTCTTATCCAGAACTTGCAAACAAATTATTGGCAGAAATCGAAACTCGCTTGTTACGCTCCGAAGCTTGA